Below is a window of Aerosakkonema funiforme FACHB-1375 DNA.
GGCATTGTCCAAATTGTCAGCGACCCTCAGCGCACCGCCAGCTCCTACGAACAAGCTGATAAACTACGTAACGAATATGTAGTCAAGATCGTCGGTCGAGTAACACCACGCCCACAAGAATCTCTCAATCCCAAATTGCCTACTGGCGAGATTGAAATTTACGCTTTGGAAATTGAATTGCTCAATCAGGTACATAAGCAATTGCCTTTCCAAGTTTCCACCACAGAAATGGAGACGGTGCGGGAAGAGTTGCGACTGAAATATCGATATTTGGATTTGCGACGCGATCGCATGACCGCAAATCTGCAACTCCGCCACAACGTCGTCAAAGCAATCCGTCGCTTTCTAGAAGACGAGAAAAACTTCATCGAAATTGAAACGCCTATCCTCACTCGCGCCACACCAGAAGGCGCACGGGATTATCTCGTACCCAGCCGCGTCAATCCGGGCGAATGGTTTGCTCTACCACAATCGCCGCAATTATTCAAGCAGTTATTGATGGTTTCTGGGTTCGATCGCTACTATCAGATTGCCCGTTGTTTCCGGGATGAAGACTTACGCGCCGACAGACAACCAGAATTCACTCAATTAGATATGGAAATGAGTTTCATGTCTGTTGAAGAAATCCTCAATCTCAATGAAGAATTAGTTTGTCATGTTTTCCAAAAAGTGAAAGGAATTGAGTTACCTCGACCTTTCCCGCGTCTGACTTACGCCGAAGCGATGGAACGTTACGGATGCGATAAACCCGACACGCGCTACGACTTAGAATTGGTCAATGTTTCCGATCTGTTTAAAGATTCTGGATTCAAAGTGTTTTCAGGTGCTGTTGCATCTGGAGGCATTGTTAAAGTATTACCCATTCCCGGCGGCAATGATGCTATCTCCAATGTGCGGATCAAACCGGGTGGCGATTTATTCAAAGAAGCTGCCGAAGCAGGTGCAAAAGGTTTGGCTTATATCCGCGTCCGGGATAATGACGAAATTGATACAATTGGCGCGATCAAAGATAACCTGACGGCAGCACAAAAACAGGAATTGCTGACTCGTACCGGTGCCAAACCCGGACATCTTTTGTTATTTGCAGCCGATACGATACCAGTTGTCAATAAGACCCTCGATAGATTGCGCCAAGTTATTGCACAGCAGTTGGAATTGATTGACCAAAACAAAATTAACTTGCTTTGGGTAACAGATTTTCCTATGTTTGAATGGAATGCCGAAGAAAAGCGTTTAGAAGCGCTGCATCACCCATTCACCGCACCTCATCCCGACGATTTGCACGACCTGAAAACCGCGAGAGCGCAAGCTTATGACTTGGTATTTAACGGTGTAGAACTTGGCGGAGGCAGTCGGCGGATTTATCAGCGCGAAGTTCAGGAACAAGTGTTTGAAACTATTGGTTTGTCTCAAGAAGAAGCGCGGAATAAATTTGGCTTTTTGTTAGAGGCATTTGAATATGGCACGCCGCCGCACGGTGGGATCGCCTACGGTTTAGACCGATGGGTGATGCTGTTAGCTGGTGAAGAGTCGATTCGGGATGTAATGGCATTTCCGAAGACGCAACAAGCGCGGTGCTTGCTCACAGGTGCGCCATCTGGTGTGGATGAGAAACAGTTGAAGGAATTGCAAGTGCGATCGACTTATAAGCCAAAGGCTTAATTGCAGAAGTTATCATGGTAATTGGCGATAACTTATCGTCAATTACCAATTACCGATTAGCAGGAGGTCAGCATGACCGAAATAGCCACACCTGTAGATCTGTCTACTTCCTTACCAGATCATACACAATTGCCAGAATCGGATGGAAACTTCGTGAAAAACTTTCAAGAACCTCCGGAGGGAGATCTCTTAACAGATTGCATTACTCCCATTTTGCAGAAACGTCACCCCGACGGTCAGTATTGCATCGGTCGAGATTGTGGAATTTACTGGCGCATAACAGAACCGCCAGAAAGAGGAGCAGAAGCGCCGGATTGGTTTTACGTGCCAGATGTGCCACCAATGTTAAACGGAAGATATCGCCGTTCTTATGTTTTATGGCAAGAAATCGTCGCGCCGCTAATTGTGTTGGAATTTGTATCGGGAAATGGTTCGGAAGAAAGAAATAAAACTCCTTATGAAGGTAAGTTTTGGGTATATGAAAGAGCGATTCGCGTCCCATTTTATGGCATTTATGAAGGCTCGCTTGGAGCAGTGCAGGTATATCAATTAGTAAACGGAAACTATCAGTTAATACCAACTAACGAGCGAGGTCATTATCCTATTGAACCGCTGGGAGTAGAGATAGGAATTTGGCACGGTCAGTATCAGAA
It encodes the following:
- a CDS encoding Uma2 family endonuclease — protein: MTEIATPVDLSTSLPDHTQLPESDGNFVKNFQEPPEGDLLTDCITPILQKRHPDGQYCIGRDCGIYWRITEPPERGAEAPDWFYVPDVPPMLNGRYRRSYVLWQEIVAPLIVLEFVSGNGSEERNKTPYEGKFWVYERAIRVPFYGIYEGSLGAVQVYQLVNGNYQLIPTNERGHYPIEPLGVEIGIWHGQYQNVEFPWLRWWDAQGNLLLTAEERLEQERQRADRLADQLRSLGVEPEV
- the aspS gene encoding aspartate--tRNA ligase, giving the protein MRTHYCGQIRSSHVGETVTLCGWVDRRRDHGGVIFLDLRDRTGIVQIVSDPQRTASSYEQADKLRNEYVVKIVGRVTPRPQESLNPKLPTGEIEIYALEIELLNQVHKQLPFQVSTTEMETVREELRLKYRYLDLRRDRMTANLQLRHNVVKAIRRFLEDEKNFIEIETPILTRATPEGARDYLVPSRVNPGEWFALPQSPQLFKQLLMVSGFDRYYQIARCFRDEDLRADRQPEFTQLDMEMSFMSVEEILNLNEELVCHVFQKVKGIELPRPFPRLTYAEAMERYGCDKPDTRYDLELVNVSDLFKDSGFKVFSGAVASGGIVKVLPIPGGNDAISNVRIKPGGDLFKEAAEAGAKGLAYIRVRDNDEIDTIGAIKDNLTAAQKQELLTRTGAKPGHLLLFAADTIPVVNKTLDRLRQVIAQQLELIDQNKINLLWVTDFPMFEWNAEEKRLEALHHPFTAPHPDDLHDLKTARAQAYDLVFNGVELGGGSRRIYQREVQEQVFETIGLSQEEARNKFGFLLEAFEYGTPPHGGIAYGLDRWVMLLAGEESIRDVMAFPKTQQARCLLTGAPSGVDEKQLKELQVRSTYKPKA